The nucleotide sequence AAACGAATTCCGGCTTCTCCCAAGATGGTTCTTTTCTCCGTATGGACTTCTACATAACCTAAACTTTTAAGTTTCGGGCTCATGATCGCCTTTCCTGGGATAAGACCTACCATAGAAAAACTTTGTCCCTCTATATTTTGGATCTCGGAAGATAGATACATCAATCCGCCGCATTCGGCATAGATAGGCCTTTCCGAATTTGCAAAATTCCTGATCTCTTCTATTAGATTTTTATTTTTTTCTAAACTATCCGCGAATAGTTCCGGATATCCCCCGCCGATATACAATCCGTCTACTTCCGGAAGTTTGGCGTCTTTTAGGGGAGAGAAGAAGATTAATTCGGCTCCATAGTCCGTCAATTTTTTGAAATTATCCTCATAATAAAAATGAAATGTTTCGTCATAGGCCACTCCAATCTTGCAGTCTTTGGCTTTAGTTTGGATCTCCTTCGGTCCTTCCTTTGGAAGAGGAGGCGCTGAATTTGCGATTTCTAAGATCTTCTCTATATCAATCCATTCTTCCGATAGATTTTTCCAGAAAGAAAGTTTTTCTTCCGTTAGAATATCGGGGCCGGCGGAATGAAGTCCCAAATGTCTTTCCGGAAAGGAATGTTCGTATGACTTAGGAAATCCTCCTAAGATCTGCAACGGGATACTTGCATTTTCTATAATAGAAAGATGGCTTTTACTCCCTATATAATTCGCAACAAAACCTCGGATAGGAATTTGAGGATCGTAATTTTTGATACCGGAGGCGATCGCGGAGAAGGTCGCTGCCATCCCCGACGCATCGATCATAACGATAGTTGGGACCTGTAGCCATTTTGCGATTTCCGCAGTGGAACCTGCTTCTGAATTCGGAGAATGTCCATCGAATAATCCCATCACTCCTTCTATGATGGAAATGTCCGACCCTTGGCTTGCGCTTATAAAACTGGAAATGACGGATCCTTTTCCCATCAACCATCCATCCAGATTTTGGCAGGTTTTACCGGTAACAAAAGAATGATAACCGGGATCTAAATAATCGGGCCCACATTTGAATACAGAAACCTTTAGACCTTTTGCTTGTAGCGCCTTGGTAAGAGCGATCGTAAGCGTGGTCTTTCCTGTTCCACTTCCTGTTCCGGAAACAAGTATTCTCGGTATTTTGATCTCTTGTATCATAAAATTTTAATAGTCGATCCCGATCTGTGCCGATATTCCGCTCTTATAAGGATGTTTAGGGGATTCTATCTGAGTGACCAGGTCGGCCATATCTGTTAAAAGATTCGGACAATTTCTTCCGGTAAGTATAATATGCAGATCTTCCGGTTTTTTAGACAGGACTTCGAAAACTTCTTCCGGTGTAAGCCATCCGTAATGGAACGCGTATGTGATCTCGTCTAGTATGAGTATTTTATAATTTTCTGAAAATATCATTTCGCAGGATCTATC is from Leptospira sp. WS58.C1 and encodes:
- a CDS encoding cobyrinate a,c-diamide synthase, which produces MIQEIKIPRILVSGTGSGTGKTTLTIALTKALQAKGLKVSVFKCGPDYLDPGYHSFVTGKTCQNLDGWLMGKGSVISSFISASQGSDISIIEGVMGLFDGHSPNSEAGSTAEIAKWLQVPTIVMIDASGMAATFSAIASGIKNYDPQIPIRGFVANYIGSKSHLSIIENASIPLQILGGFPKSYEHSFPERHLGLHSAGPDILTEEKLSFWKNLSEEWIDIEKILEIANSAPPLPKEGPKEIQTKAKDCKIGVAYDETFHFYYEDNFKKLTDYGAELIFFSPLKDAKLPEVDGLYIGGGYPELFADSLEKNKNLIEEIRNFANSERPIYAECGGLMYLSSEIQNIEGQSFSMVGLIPGKAIMSPKLKSLGYVEVHTEKRTILGEAGIRFRGHQFRYSDLILENEDDSLFSYHIRKRNSEKNTKEGYTVLNVLASYVHAHWASNPEIPKNFIDSCRRFKI